Proteins encoded within one genomic window of Kibdelosporangium phytohabitans:
- a CDS encoding DNA-3-methyladenine glycosylase family protein, which yields MITGWLDLPFTGPFDLAASARFIEGFTPSRSFTDESARLRLAFPASPSWRPVGALVRQQEPDGAVEVRLNAEEEDVAAAAEHVRRILSLDVDGTGFPALAGCDPVVGELQSAAPGLRPVLFHSPYEAACWSVVGQRVRMAQAAELRSQIARRVGTKVAVPAGTGELPGIQLDTFPAPRRLLSLGRVPLLPEVKSARLFGIAEAALAGALDAGTLRALPAVQALRFLATLPGIGPFSAQLILLRGAGHPDVFATAEPRLHQAITTAYGLVNPSLDELEHVAEGWRPYRTWVSVLLRARSELART from the coding sequence ATGATCACCGGATGGCTCGACCTGCCGTTCACCGGTCCGTTCGACCTGGCCGCGTCGGCGCGGTTCATCGAGGGGTTCACGCCGAGCAGGTCCTTCACGGACGAATCGGCCCGGTTGCGGCTGGCGTTCCCGGCCTCGCCGTCGTGGCGGCCGGTCGGTGCCCTGGTGCGCCAGCAGGAGCCGGACGGGGCGGTCGAGGTGCGGCTGAACGCCGAGGAGGAGGACGTCGCAGCCGCGGCCGAGCACGTCCGGCGGATCCTGTCGCTGGACGTGGACGGGACGGGTTTTCCCGCATTGGCCGGGTGCGATCCCGTGGTCGGCGAGTTGCAGTCCGCCGCGCCGGGCCTGCGACCAGTGCTGTTCCACTCGCCGTACGAGGCAGCGTGCTGGTCGGTGGTCGGCCAGCGGGTCCGGATGGCGCAAGCCGCCGAGCTCAGGAGCCAAATCGCGCGTAGGGTCGGTACCAAGGTCGCCGTGCCGGCCGGGACTGGCGAACTGCCGGGGATACAGCTCGACACGTTCCCGGCCCCACGGCGGCTCCTGTCTCTGGGGCGTGTCCCACTGTTACCCGAGGTCAAGAGTGCGCGGCTGTTCGGGATCGCCGAAGCCGCGCTGGCCGGAGCGCTGGACGCCGGCACACTGCGGGCGTTGCCCGCCGTGCAGGCGTTGCGTTTCCTGGCCACGCTGCCCGGTATCGGACCGTTCTCCGCGCAGCTGATCCTGTTGCGCGGCGCGGGCCATCCCGACGTGTTCGCCACCGCGGAGCCGCGGCTGCACCAGGCCATCACGACCGCCTACGGCCTGGTGAACCCGTCGCTCGACGAACTCGAACACGTGGCCGAGGGCTGGCGGCCGTATCGCACGTGGGTGTCGGTGTTGTTACGGGCGAGGAGCGAGCTGGCGCGGACGTAG
- a CDS encoding TetR/AcrR family transcriptional regulator, with protein sequence MTKTQRHHGNRHGRSEEARQAVLEAADDLLVERGFAGFTIEGVAARAGVAKQTIYRWWPSKVDILMEALVGDIRKYLAMADTGTLATDLRHYAETLAVMLTRTDQGAVFRALAGQAQHDPATAARFRAECVDPLRAKEKSLFERAAERGEVAADLDAEVAADRLFGPLYYRVLVTGDDVSTEYVDALVTDFLGSISR encoded by the coding sequence GTGACGAAGACGCAGCGGCACCACGGCAACCGGCACGGTCGCAGCGAGGAGGCCCGCCAGGCCGTGCTGGAGGCGGCGGACGACCTGCTGGTCGAACGCGGGTTCGCGGGCTTCACCATCGAGGGCGTCGCGGCGCGTGCCGGAGTGGCCAAGCAGACGATCTACCGCTGGTGGCCGTCGAAAGTGGACATCCTGATGGAGGCCCTCGTCGGCGACATCCGCAAGTACCTGGCCATGGCGGACACCGGCACCCTCGCGACAGACCTGCGCCACTACGCCGAGACTCTCGCCGTCATGTTGACCCGCACCGACCAGGGGGCCGTCTTCCGCGCGCTGGCCGGGCAGGCGCAGCACGACCCCGCGACGGCGGCCAGATTCCGCGCCGAATGCGTGGATCCTCTGCGCGCCAAGGAGAAATCCCTGTTCGAGCGCGCCGCCGAGCGGGGTGAGGTCGCGGCTGACCTGGATGCCGAGGTCGCCGCCGACCGGCTCTTCGGACCGTTGTACTACCGCGTGCTCGTCACCGGCGACGACGTCTCCACCGAGTATGTCGACGCGTTGGTCACCGACTTCCTTGGTTCGATCTCGCGATGA
- a CDS encoding O-methyltransferase translates to MTNSLRTPQVSAVLDRLFAAADEDAARPPRPNPGDAQGRADAMQDIYMPVSVAGGKLLYALTRAARPGTVVEFGTSYGISTIHLAAAVADNGIGHVYGSEMSATKLDAARLNIKEAGLGAHATILAGDARETFEAIEGPIGFVLLDGWKELTGDVLRLLEPKLAPGALVVADDITFPTMADHLAYVRDPANGYVSMEFPVEDGMEISCYTGA, encoded by the coding sequence ATGACGAACTCCCTCAGGACTCCGCAAGTCAGTGCCGTGCTCGATCGGTTGTTCGCTGCCGCCGACGAAGACGCGGCACGGCCACCACGGCCGAATCCCGGCGACGCACAGGGCCGGGCCGACGCGATGCAAGACATCTACATGCCCGTCTCGGTGGCGGGCGGCAAGCTGCTCTACGCGCTGACTCGCGCGGCCCGGCCGGGGACCGTCGTGGAATTCGGAACGTCCTACGGGATCTCCACGATCCACCTGGCCGCGGCCGTCGCCGACAACGGCATCGGGCACGTCTACGGCAGCGAGATGAGCGCGACGAAACTCGACGCGGCCCGGCTGAACATCAAGGAAGCCGGGCTCGGCGCCCACGCGACCATCCTCGCCGGCGACGCCCGCGAGACGTTCGAGGCGATCGAGGGACCGATCGGCTTCGTGCTGCTGGACGGCTGGAAAGAGCTCACCGGGGACGTGCTGCGGCTGCTGGAGCCCAAGCTGGCGCCCGGGGCGCTCGTCGTGGCCGATGACATCACGTTCCCCACGATGGCCGACCACCTCGCCTACGTCCGCGACCCGGCCAACGGCTACGTCAGCATGGAGTTCCCGGTCGAGGACGGCATGGAGATCAGCTGCTACACAGGCGCCTGA
- a CDS encoding aconitate hydratase, whose product MTAPASKDSFGARGTLTVGDTSYEVFRLNAVEGAERLPYSLKILLENLLRTEDGANITADHVRALAGWDPSAEPATEIQFTPARVVMQDFTGVPCIVDLATMREAVTQLGGDPDKVNPLAPAELVIDHSVIADIFGRPDAFERNVDLEYERNKERYQFLRWGQTAFSEFKVVPPGTGIVHQVNIEHLARVVMTRNGQAYPDTLVGTDSHTTMVNGIGVLGWGVGGIEAEAAMLGQPVSMLIPRVVGFKLHGELPAGATATDLVLTITEMLRKHGVVGKFVEFYGTGVGAVPLANRATIGNMSPEFGSTCAIFPIDGETIDYLKLTGRSEEQLALVEAYAKEQGMWHDPSTEAAYSETLELDLSTVVPSIAGPKRPQDRIALAESKPAFRGALGNYVSHTEEPAKSGVDEASDESFPASDPPALHEGENGDGKPRVAYSAAEGSHGRPSTPTTVTVDGNTFELDHGAVAIAAITSCTNTSNPSVMIGAALLAKKAVEKGLTRKPWVKTTLAPGSKVVMDYYERAGLLPYLEKLGFHLVGYGCTTCIGNSGPLQDEISQAAQDQDLALVSVLSGNRNFEGRINPDIKMNYLASPPLVVAYALAGSMDMDIVADPIGTGSDGEPVYLADIWPTPQEIQETIASSITSEMFTNDYADVFHGDERWRSLPTPTGNTFEWADDSTYVRKPPYFEGMKNDPSPVTDIDGARVLALLGDSVTTDHISPAGAIKQDSPAGKYLTEHGVQRKDFNSYGSRRGNHEVMIRGTFANIRLRNLLLDDVQGGFTRNFLADGAPQTTIYDASVAYAEAGVPLVVLAGKEYGSGSSRDWAAKGTSLLGVRAVIAESFERIHRSNLIGMGVLPLQFPEGESVSSLGLDGTETFDFSGVTKLNDGETPRTVKVTATKTDGGKVEFDAVVRIDTPGEADYYRNGGIMQYVLRKMVRS is encoded by the coding sequence AAGGACAGCTTCGGTGCCCGCGGCACGCTGACGGTCGGCGACACCTCATACGAGGTGTTCCGGCTGAACGCGGTCGAGGGCGCCGAGCGCCTGCCGTACAGCCTGAAAATCCTGCTGGAGAACCTGCTGCGGACCGAGGACGGCGCGAACATCACCGCCGACCACGTCCGTGCCCTCGCGGGATGGGACCCGAGCGCCGAGCCCGCGACCGAGATCCAGTTCACCCCGGCCCGCGTGGTCATGCAGGACTTCACCGGCGTTCCCTGCATCGTCGACCTCGCCACCATGCGCGAGGCCGTCACCCAGCTGGGCGGCGACCCCGACAAGGTCAACCCGCTCGCCCCGGCCGAACTGGTGATCGACCACTCGGTGATCGCCGACATCTTCGGCCGCCCCGACGCGTTCGAGCGCAACGTCGACCTGGAGTACGAGCGCAACAAGGAGCGTTACCAGTTCCTGCGCTGGGGCCAGACCGCGTTCTCCGAGTTCAAGGTCGTGCCGCCGGGCACCGGCATCGTGCACCAGGTCAACATCGAGCACCTGGCCCGCGTCGTGATGACCCGCAACGGCCAGGCCTACCCGGACACCCTTGTCGGCACCGACAGCCACACCACCATGGTCAACGGCATCGGCGTGCTGGGCTGGGGTGTCGGTGGCATCGAGGCCGAGGCCGCCATGCTGGGCCAGCCGGTCTCCATGCTGATCCCCCGGGTCGTCGGCTTCAAGCTGCACGGTGAGCTGCCCGCGGGCGCCACCGCGACCGACCTCGTGCTGACGATCACCGAGATGCTGCGCAAGCACGGCGTGGTCGGCAAGTTCGTCGAGTTCTACGGCACCGGCGTCGGCGCTGTCCCGCTGGCCAACCGCGCCACGATCGGCAACATGAGCCCCGAGTTCGGCTCCACCTGCGCGATCTTCCCGATCGACGGCGAGACCATCGACTACCTGAAGCTGACCGGCCGTTCCGAGGAGCAGCTGGCGCTGGTCGAGGCGTACGCCAAGGAACAGGGCATGTGGCACGACCCGTCGACCGAGGCCGCCTACTCCGAGACGCTCGAACTCGACCTGTCCACTGTGGTCCCGTCGATCGCCGGCCCGAAGCGTCCGCAGGACCGGATCGCGCTGGCCGAGTCGAAGCCCGCCTTCCGCGGCGCGCTCGGCAACTACGTCTCGCACACCGAGGAGCCCGCGAAGTCCGGTGTGGACGAGGCCAGCGACGAGTCCTTCCCGGCGAGCGACCCGCCCGCGTTGCACGAGGGCGAGAACGGCGACGGCAAGCCGCGCGTGGCGTACTCCGCCGCCGAGGGCAGCCACGGCCGCCCGTCCACGCCGACCACGGTCACGGTGGACGGCAACACCTTCGAGCTCGACCACGGTGCGGTCGCGATCGCCGCGATCACCTCCTGCACCAACACCTCGAACCCGTCGGTGATGATCGGTGCCGCGCTGCTGGCCAAGAAGGCCGTGGAGAAGGGGCTCACCCGCAAGCCGTGGGTGAAGACCACGCTGGCGCCGGGCTCCAAGGTCGTCATGGACTACTACGAGCGCGCCGGTCTGCTGCCGTACCTGGAGAAGCTGGGCTTCCACCTGGTCGGCTACGGCTGCACCACGTGCATCGGCAACTCCGGCCCGCTGCAGGACGAGATCTCGCAGGCCGCGCAGGACCAGGACCTCGCGCTGGTGTCGGTGCTGTCGGGCAACCGCAACTTCGAGGGCCGGATCAACCCGGACATCAAGATGAACTACCTGGCCAGCCCGCCGCTGGTGGTGGCGTACGCCCTCGCCGGGTCGATGGACATGGACATCGTGGCCGACCCGATCGGCACGGGCTCCGACGGCGAGCCGGTGTACCTGGCGGACATCTGGCCCACCCCGCAGGAGATCCAGGAGACGATCGCCTCCTCCATCACCTCGGAGATGTTCACCAACGACTACGCGGACGTGTTCCACGGCGACGAGCGGTGGCGTTCGCTGCCGACGCCGACCGGCAACACGTTCGAGTGGGCGGACGACTCGACGTACGTGCGCAAGCCACCGTACTTCGAGGGCATGAAGAACGACCCGTCGCCGGTGACCGACATCGACGGTGCCCGGGTGCTCGCGCTGCTGGGTGACTCGGTGACCACCGACCACATCTCCCCCGCCGGTGCGATCAAGCAGGACTCCCCCGCCGGGAAGTACCTGACCGAGCACGGCGTGCAGCGCAAGGACTTCAACTCGTACGGTTCCCGCCGCGGCAACCACGAGGTGATGATCCGCGGCACGTTCGCCAACATCCGGCTGCGCAACCTGCTGCTGGACGACGTGCAGGGTGGCTTCACGCGCAACTTCCTCGCCGACGGCGCGCCGCAGACCACCATCTACGACGCTTCGGTGGCGTACGCCGAAGCCGGTGTCCCGCTGGTTGTGCTGGCCGGCAAGGAGTACGGCTCGGGTTCGTCGCGTGACTGGGCCGCGAAGGGCACGTCGCTGCTCGGTGTGCGCGCGGTCATCGCGGAGTCGTTCGAGCGCATCCACCGGTCGAACCTGATCGGCATGGGCGTGCTGCCGCTGCAGTTCCCCGAGGGCGAGTCGGTGTCGTCGCTGGGCCTGGACGGCACGGAGACGTTCGACTTCAGCGGTGTCACCAAGCTCAACGACGGCGAGACCCCGCGCACGGTCAAGGTCACGGCCACGAAGACCGACGGCGGCAAGGTCGAGTTCGACGCGGTCGTGCGCATCGACACCCCCGGCGAGGCGGACTACTACCGCAACGGCGGCATCATGCAGTACGTGCTGCGCAAGATGGTCCGTTCCTGA